acacacacacacacacacacacacacacacacacacacacacacacacacacacacacacacacacacacacacacacacacacacacacacacacacacacacacacacacacacacacacacgaaatgttaaaaaaatgtactCTAGAGGTTTAGATGCCATACTAAATGTTCTGTTCACTGATCTGCCTCTAATGCAATTCTCAAGGAAAGTAGAGTTTCCGATTCTGCAGCTGTGCCTGTGTTCACAAAGAAGCTCTGCAGCACAAAGAGTTCTCCCAAGTGGCACTTAACATTTCTAATTAAGAGTTTCCTCTATAAAACCCATTCACAACCCTGCTGATACAAACGTTTAATCCAAAATTTCTAGAACAGAAGAAGGCCTGGGTCCTATTTCTAAAAATCACAACAAGACGGCACATGCTCTGCTGCGACAGCACAACCTGTACTTTGTTTGATCCAGTTTTGTGACATGTGTATTAtgactgtttatgtttatgttgtgtgtgtcaaaCAAGTGCAGTGTTGTGGAAAAGAATTTCTCCTTTCGGGACAATAAAGTATAGTAAAGTAACATATTTCATGAAAGGATAGCATCAGTGTTTAGCATCCATGTAAAACTCAAATGAAAACCCAAAAAACTGCTCTTTATTTCATACATGAAAGCAATCATGTTCATGTGAAGTatatttctagaaaaaaaaggaattaaagtATAGTCTCCAATAGCAGAGAACACTGCAAAAATGCAAGTtacaatattttgtatataGTCAAAATGATCTGGTATTTTCTATAATATGTTTACAAGACACCAAATCAAAGATTAGTAACCTAATTCTAaacatattaaacttttttttttaatatcagaatttcttattcttattctatttttatagaTGTAGGTGTGTCTACCAACAAGAAaactgtttataaatgtataacttGATCCATGGCACTCTGCCTCCATAATGTTTAAGTTTAGCGGTAAGAAAAGTGATGTAGAACGCATATTGTGTGACCCGCTATGACCAGTAGTAGGAGAAACGCCAACTGCCGACTTCTAAGTTGAATGACTGGCAACTAGAAGCAATAAAtttgctgtatgtgtgaacataGCTTTAATTTTGGGATTAACACTCCATCTTTGAAGAGTTACTACTAAGTAAGGGATAAGTTTCTTCAATGTAGACCCTGGGCTTGTATGTGTATAGCAACTAAAAATGTGAAGTGTAGTTATTTATGACAGAAAAATTATacgaagaaaataaaaatctaggAGTAAAATATCGGTTTATAACTTCTCAGAATTCACTCTAATCGCTCTTGGAGAGTATTAGGAGTTAATCCTAGGaataaatgaactgaatgagGGTTTCAATTTAACTTGATCAACcgcaataaaaaacataaattacaaaaatatagGAGTATTTAATTTTTAGATGAACGCTTCCCATTTTAAATTGACACTCCGTTTCCTTGTGAACCAGCCAGGTGGAAGCCACTTGTAGCGTTATAATTCTTTGTGAATGTGTCCTTggatttttctttcagtttacaTACTAACCTGGAtgctttgtgtgtatatatatatatatatatatatatatatatatatatatatatatatatatatatatatatatatatatatatatatagtagtgTTTACTGTAAGGTTTGTGCCACAGACTTTTATCTCAGATGAAAGCAAATGTTTCAGTCACCTTTTACAGACTGCCTAGTCTGGTAGCGGGTGCTGCCATTGTTGGAATTTGCTGGGCTTTGTGACTGCGAGCCATGTTGCTGCTTCGGAGCCTTTTGCAGATGCCACTTCGGTGAAGATGTCTGGATCTTATTTCCATTCTGGTTCCAAACCACAGATGCCTGGCCGGACTGTGCTGTCTCCTTTGGCAGCAGAGGGCGTTGTTTCTTTACCACAGCAGATGTAGAGGAATTTGTTGCAGAAGCAGTTGCTGGTGCAGAGGTGGTACTGGCAGAAGTGAGAGGTGGGGTGGAAGTAGTGTTTGGTGGCTTGGAGACGGGCTGGGTTGAATCTCTTGTGCTGGGTTTAGAGGATGAAGCAGAGGGTACTGTGGAGGGAGAGACTGATGGGCTGGAAGCAGCTGGAGCCTTTCCTAAGTAGAGATATAGTGATAAAAATAAGTATTATTGCTTtgattattattacaattagaatagaaaaaagtacattttcaaAATGTGAATTGTCATTATTGGAAGGAATACAATTTTCATAACCTTTTTATTACAATCAGCTTTGTTAACAGCATAGGTTTTATTAAGATTTTTATCTGCCGTGTCaatgcaggcacacacacacacacacacacacacacacacacacacacacacacacacacacacacacacacacacacacacacacacacacacacacacacacacacacacacacacacacacacacacacacacacacacattgaaaaGAGATGGCACCTTCAGTTTTGATGACTGTGTTGTCTTTGGTTATGGAGTTGGAGATTGATGAAGTCTCTCTCTTTGGTTTCTtcctgtctcttcctccctgctCCTCACCAAGGTCAATCACTAGTTCTCTTTCAGAGTCTGAATCTGCATCCACAGCTCCAGCCTTGCCCTCATGGCCAACCAAAGGTCTCTCTTTTTGGGACTGTGTCTGCTGGTTTGTCCTGAGCTTTTCCTGGGGTTCCTTCTCTGAAACACCACAAGCTTTCTTTTTGAGGGGGGGATCTGGGGCCACTTTCTCAGTTATGTTTTCTGACTGGTTCTTATTGTTTTGTGGTTGTGAAGATGTAGGTCTGagtctttttttgcttttaaaggTAGCTTCCTCATGGTCTTCATTCTTTGTGGCATTTTTCAGCTCCTGTTCCTCTTCACTTGCATACTCGCTGTCGCTGGTATCAGACTTGTCAGAATCATCAGAATCACTGTGATCCACACCAGGGTACACATCTTCAGTGATTTCATCAATGCCTACACACAGTATAAGTAGTTACACAATGTATGTACCTCTaagaatgaatgtgtgtgatatatattaAGATGTATTAtgagatgttgtgtgtgtcatacCTAGTTGGGCCTTGCAGCTCTCTATGGTCTTATCCAAACTTCTAGTGGGTTTCTTTGGGGAGGTAAGGAGTACAGATGGGCCTTGCTGCTGCTGTACAGCCTCACTCAGCTCCTTTAGGTCCATTTCTGCCTTTATGCGATCTGAGAGCACAATACCAGACCTCaaataaaatgactttaaataTAATTGAAAGCTCTAAAAATTAAGAACATTCCTAAAAGGGCATTGACTTTTGACATTTCCCACTTCAAGTCTGTTTTATTCGTGTTGGGCTTTTTACAATACACAAAGAAGCTTTAATGAAATCTAAGTGCATAGGCTGAGTGAAAACATCCTTAAGATGACTGGACATACAAAGCTCACCAAGATTTAGGTTGAGGATGCTGGCTGCGTTTTGCATTCGCTCCTGTTTAAGAGGTGTTGATGGGATAGGTTTTGGGCTACCTGTGATCTTCAGACCTGCTGGCGAGGCTGTAACGCACAATTAAATGTCTGTATATATTCCATACAAAAAGTATGAAGTGTTTGTATATATTCCATACAAAACGTATGATGTGTGGGAGACAATGGTATCGATTCATTAAGGTTGTGATACATGTATCAATTCATTATATGTAAGGTTGTGTACCTGTGCAATCCATGGAGTCTTCTCCTGTACTGTAGTGGCTAGATGGGATTCGTGTTCCTTTCTCTGATGCATCCTGCTCAAGGTCTGATCCAGTATGTACTGAGGAATTGGTGCTCATTGGAGACCTGGGCATGTCACTGATCCTTTGTCCCACACTCTTTCCCAGGGGTGCTCTGGGAGATGCAGTCATGTCAAAGTTAAACTTGATCTTGTCCTGTTTCTCTGGCATGACTGTGCCTTTCTTGGGGTTACTTGGGTCCAGCAGCATCTGGAACAGGTTGTTTGGTGTATATGGTGTTCTGAATGTGGCATAATTAAACACGCCATGTTTCTTGCGTACATTTTCCACATAAACTTCCATCTCTTGCATTGCACTGTTGAAGATGCTCTTAGTCTTCTTTACAGAGAAGGGAATCTCTTTTGACATGAGGTAGCAGTTGTTAATGGGCACCCAggctctgaaaaaaaaaaaagaaaactcaatgtagtgactatatatatataaacccaaTCCTAGGCTCAATCCTTTTTCTAGGCCTGAAATGTCTTTTCAGAGACATTTCCACTCAACAAACACTGTCGTCACTCTCTAAACTGGACATGCAAATAAAGTTATATCTTGCCAAATCAGGTGTGGATTAACCTCATGCAAGCTCACCTGTCATGTTGGCCAAAGAAGCGAGCATCTACCTGGCCATCTTTGTCCCTCAGAGCTTTTGCAGGCCAGAAAGGGAAACCTTTCAGCTTAGCCCAAACCAGTGGATGGGGGTGAGACTGCATACAACAAAACAAGTATATGTTCATATCTTAGTATGCATTCAGTATTAAACTGGCCATTATCTCAAGATCAATGATATCAATCATTTTATGTTATGAATTTGATCTACTCACACATGGTTCACAGAACCAATTGTCTCTCTTTTGGCAAGCTGACAGGTAACACTCTGGACAAACTTCAATTTCATTCATCTGCAGAAGGAAACCAGACAAGGTTTTTCATTGCAAGTGCTGCTAACATCCCAAGAAAAACTACACATCTAATAAGGTTTTAGTACACCAGACCCTAAGTATAAAACTCACCTCATGTTCACAGATCTTGACAATAACCTTTGCTGTTGCAGTAAGTTTATGATTCCCTGCACAAGACCCAGAAACAGTCAAAAACAAACCACATAGCgttttaaatgtgatattttaaaatgacaactAACCTCcattataaataatacagttaTGTAAGATCCATTTCACATCTGCCAAAAATGCCTCGGTGCAGCCATACATCTTCTTTTTGATATTCTGTGACAAGGACAAAGCACTGCTCAGTCTTCTTGGGGTAAGTCATTCagagtgtatatattttttttaattgcatgaCTACAATCAAATGGAGTGACAGTTATGATTTACCTTCTCTAAGGTGCACAGGTCCATTGGGTTGAAAATGTACTCTGCGTAGTCAGGATGCTGCTCCAGAGAAACTGGTTTCTGAAATGGCTCTGTCTACACAGTGTGAAATTTGGGCATGATTATTAACTACATTTGATCTGTAGTATGTCTGAGAAAACccaaaattatataatttatatatggattacaataatataatacatagcAATGGACACTGAATTTGCGGTAGGTTTTATTTAGACAAATGCaatattattcaaaataaatatttaatcatgaAAAATGTGACTTAAATTTAAGGGAGAAAAAGAACCATTACCCCAGGCTGCTTCATTTTCTGCAGGGCAAACTTCAACAGGTAGGATAGCTGTTCCAGATTCAGCATTGTCATAGCTTTGCTTTGAGTCTCAATGCACTCTGCGACTGttattttctgaaacaaacGCATTATGAGTTATACAATACATTTCATAGCATGTTGTAGggatgacattttattttaagctgAAACCTGCTGTAAAAAACTAGTTCACTGATGAAAGGTTTGtggtttttattgtttctttagtAAATTTCTCCCTAGGTCAAAAGCCCAAGGAAAAACTAAAAGGCTAAATATCTACCTTATAAAACCTGGCTTTGTTGGGGGACAATAGCAGCTCTTAACATGCTCTGAATGCTTACAATGAGAAAAGGTGCTTTTGTTCACGTTGTTGGCTCTTTACTGAAGTCCATAGTAATACCACTGTCGAATCCTACATTACAAGCCTTCCTCCAAATCCAATACCTCACATTCATCTAGCAGTTACCTCACATTCTGGACAGACCCAGTCGCCTTCAGGCTCAGCAGCCAGTTTGAGGCACTTGGCATGGTACACACGTGGGCAGAACTCACAGCAGAGCACCTGGCCCTCACGGTGGCACATCCAGCAATAGAAGTCATTCCTCCCATCCTGTGGCACAACATCAACAGGGTCTGCGATGAGTGCAGGCTGCTTGACATAGTAAAATGGACCATGTCTTAGCTCACACTGAAATGCAGgcaagagagacagaagcaGCGGTCAAAAATACACACCACGGCACTGCAGGCAAGAGGAGCAGCAAGGCTTTGCAAATCAACAGAGCACAACCACAGGAGATCACTAAAGGTGGTGGGAATAAGCAAGGGGCAGGAACCCTCATGCTGGAGAGATGTAAGGAGGATTTTCCTCAAGCCTTTTTAGACTACTGTGAAATTATTTAGTATAGCACATGCTCAAAACACAAATTCTGCCTCTCCAGGAGGAGGGTTGATTACTGATTGACAAAGCCACAGATACCAAGCACAGGTACTGATTGCTGAGCACTAATAGGGCCAAACAACTGCAATCAATCTGCAAAATGGGTTGCAaactcaaaaaaattaaacatgattcACGAATaagatgaatttattttttaattatcagagtaattttaatatcatgttattatactgtatattaggcTTTGAACCCCTCACAGAGTCCTATatggaaattatttaaaaagacgtgttagagattttttttttagggagaATGTTAAAAAGCTCCATGGTGAATTGGCCAAGAAAGTGTTTTTCTGTCAGAGTGAATTTACAGTAGAACCTGTTTAAGAAGTTGTGTAGCCATAACTATTCAAATATTAATTGAGGGGTTCATTTCTAAGTGTTTTTTCTGCCTTCTGCACTTCTGCATCTGGTATCGTGCATGGAgattataaaaactatatacagAATACCAAGGCAACAATACAAGCAATGCAGCACACAAAATATACTGAAGCACCAGGAATACTATTAATAGTTAAAATCTACTGCAAAGGCAAACCGAGTGTCTTAGGCTTAGACTTGAGAGAGCAAAGGTCATCACATCCAGTCATGGAGGGCCAGAGTCCAGCACTGTTTGGTGATTTCCCAGCACTAAGACACCTCCTATGCATTCTAATTAACTGGGCTTTAAATAAGGTCTTTTAGAAATCACTAAACTATGCTGCCCCCAAGCTCAGCCATAATCGCACTGATGACCCTTGATCTAAATAGTGCAAATCAAAAGAAAATACAGGGCTAAATTCTACTAAAATCCCTAAGGAATTGGCCATGGCATTAAGAGGAAAGCTTTCCCAAGCCATAATAAAATGATGGTAGCACAACTATATCACATGGGTtgctaaaaatgtaaaagtacatAAGAGAGATTTGCTTACACACTCTGGGTGCAAGAGTTGCTTCTCAAGATGCATAAACAAATTCAAACACACTATCTTGCTGTCACTCAGCATTAAAATTCAATAAGCTTTACAGATTTAtcatatttgaattttaaaaaaatatatatgtaagaTGGGGCCctacctgatccttattgttgCCAGTAGCCAAGCcaggtttctttttcttcttgacACTGGGAGATGTGTCAGATGGTGAATGGCCATTAGAGGAGTGAGGAGGACTGGGTGCTTTTCGTTTGTGACAAGCCAGTGTTGCTTCTGCTGGTCCTACATCAAAAACTGTGCAATATAATGATAGAGACATCTTTAATGAGGACAATTGACAAAGCAGTtaaaaagaaggagagaaatagagagattcTCCCAGTCCACCGTCTCAGGCCTATTAGTATGAC
This DNA window, taken from Tachysurus fulvidraco isolate hzauxx_2018 chromosome 23, HZAU_PFXX_2.0, whole genome shotgun sequence, encodes the following:
- the prkcbp1l gene encoding protein kinase C binding protein 1, like isoform X5, with the translated sequence MKNVSVLFINKSLAEEEIKTVSSVVEGMEVSIPPKVFDVGPAEATLACHKRKAPSPPHSSNGHSPSDTSPSVKKKKKPGLATGNNKDQDGRNDFYCWMCHREGQVLCCEFCPRVYHAKCLKLAAEPEGDWVCPECEKITVAECIETQSKAMTMLNLEQLSYLLKFALQKMKQPGTEPFQKPVSLEQHPDYAEYIFNPMDLCTLEKNIKKKMYGCTEAFLADVKWILHNCIIYNGGNHKLTATAKVIVKICEHEMNEIEVCPECYLSACQKRDNWFCEPCSHPHPLVWAKLKGFPFWPAKALRDKDGQVDARFFGQHDRAWVPINNCYLMSKEIPFSVKKTKSIFNSAMQEMEVYVENVRKKHGVFNYATFRTPYTPNNLFQMLLDPSNPKKGTVMPEKQDKIKFNFDMTASPRAPLGKSVGQRISDMPRSPMSTNSSVHTGSDLEQDASEKGTRIPSSHYSTGEDSMDCTASPAGLKITGSPKPIPSTPLKQERMQNAASILNLNLDRIKAEMDLKELSEAVQQQQGPSVLLTSPKKPTRSLDKTIESCKAQLGIDEITEDVYPGVDHSDSDDSDKSDTSDSEYASEEEQELKNATKNEDHEEATFKSKKRLRPTSSQPQNNKNQSENITEKVAPDPPLKKKACGVSEKEPQEKLRTNQQTQSQKERPLVGHEGKAGAVDADSDSERELVIDLGEEQGGRDRKKPKRETSSISNSITKDNTVIKTEGKAPAASSPSVSPSTVPSASSSKPSTRDSTQPVSKPPNTTSTPPLTSASTTSAPATASATNSSTSAVVKKQRPLLPKETAQSGQASVVWNQNGNKIQTSSPKWHLQKAPKQQHGSQSQSPANSNNGSTRYQTRQSVKAVPQKETLSASSSSVLAVDFLTPPASADVAADIGKYTSKIMDAIKGTMTEIYSDLSKSTTGNTIAEIRRLRIEIEKLQWLHQQELSEMKHNLELTMAEMRQSLEQERERLVSEVKKQMEVEKQQAVDETKKKQWCANCKKEAIFYCCWNTSYCDYPCQQAHWPEHMKSCTQSATAPQQEPEDEASVVPVPKTSGQSPKSQHSPPTNKSSPTPKAPSPTTDNTKSNATTSVS
- the prkcbp1l gene encoding protein kinase C binding protein 1, like isoform X2, encoding MKNVSVLFINKSLAEEEIKTVSSVVEGMEVSIPPKGPAEATLACHKRKAPSPPHSSNGHSPSDTSPSVKKKKKPGLATGNNKDQCELRHGPFYYVKQPALIADPVDVVPQDGRNDFYCWMCHREGQVLCCEFCPRVYHAKCLKLAAEPEGDWVCPECEKITVAECIETQSKAMTMLNLEQLSYLLKFALQKMKQPGTEPFQKPVSLEQHPDYAEYIFNPMDLCTLEKNIKKKMYGCTEAFLADVKWILHNCIIYNGGNHKLTATAKVIVKICEHEMNEIEVCPECYLSACQKRDNWFCEPCSHPHPLVWAKLKGFPFWPAKALRDKDGQVDARFFGQHDRAWVPINNCYLMSKEIPFSVKKTKSIFNSAMQEMEVYVENVRKKHGVFNYATFRTPYTPNNLFQMLLDPSNPKKGTVMPEKQDKIKFNFDMTASPRAPLGKSVGQRISDMPRSPMSTNSSVHTGSDLEQDASEKGTRIPSSHYSTGEDSMDCTASPAGLKITGSPKPIPSTPLKQERMQNAASILNLNLDRIKAEMDLKELSEAVQQQQGPSVLLTSPKKPTRSLDKTIESCKAQLGIDEITEDVYPGVDHSDSDDSDKSDTSDSEYASEEEQELKNATKNEDHEEATFKSKKRLRPTSSQPQNNKNQSENITEKVAPDPPLKKKACGVSEKEPQEKLRTNQQTQSQKERPLVGHEGKAGAVDADSDSERELVIDLGEEQGGRDRKKPKRETSSISNSITKDNTVIKTEGKAPAASSPSVSPSTVPSASSSKPSTRDSTQPVSKPPNTTSTPPLTSASTTSAPATASATNSSTSAVVKKQRPLLPKETAQSGQASVVWNQNGNKIQTSSPKWHLQKAPKQQHGSQSQSPANSNNGSTRYQTRQSVKAVPQKETLSASSSSVLAVDFLTPPASADVAADIGKYTSKIMDAIKGTMTEIYSDLSKSTTGNTIAEIRRLRIEIEKLQWLHQQELSEMKHNLELTMAEMRQSLEQERERLVSEVKKQMEVEKQQAVDETKKKQWCANCKKEAIFYCCWNTSYCDYPCQQAHWPEHMKSCTQSATAPQQEPEDEASVVPVPKTSGQSPKSQHSPPTNKSSPTPKAPSPTTDNTKSNATTSVS